The proteins below come from a single Notamacropus eugenii isolate mMacEug1 chromosome 7, mMacEug1.pri_v2, whole genome shotgun sequence genomic window:
- the MYOZ2 gene encoding myozenin-2 isoform X4 has protein sequence MKEIHGNEVDGMDLGKKLSIPRDIMLEELSVLSNRGARLFKRRQRRSEKYTFENFHCESKAEMNYRIAMQNGTLDGGSMEGSSQRGPLTPPNTPDPRSPPNPENIAPGYSGPLKEIPPERFNTTAVPKYYQSPWEQAISNEPELLEAFYPKLFKPEEKAELPDFRSFNRVATPFGGFEKASKMVKFKVPDFDLLLLTDPRFMAFANPLSSRRSFNRTPKGWISENAPITITPVPTEENMVPETEDL, from the exons AAGTAGATGGTATGGACCTGGGCAAAAAACTCAGCATCCCCAGAGACATCATGCTGGAGGAACTGTCAGTCCTCAGTAACCGAGGGGCCAGACTGTTCAAGAGGCGCCAGAGGAGATCAGAGAAGTACACGTTTGAAAACTTTCATTGTGAATCCAAAGCAGAAATGAAT TACAGGATCGCCATGCAGAATGGAACCTTGGATGGTGGCAGCATGGAAGGGAGCTCCCAGCGTGGTCCACTGACCCCTCCTAACACGCCAGACCCCCGGAGTCCACCCAACCCAGAAAACATTGCACCAG GATACTCTGGACCGCTGAAGGAAATTCCTCCTGAGAGATTCAACACCACAGCTGTCCCTAAGTACTACCAGTCTCCTTGGGAGCAGGCCATTAGCAATGAGCCAGAGCTATTGGAGGCCTTCTACCCCAAACTCTTTAAGCCTGAAGAAAAGGCAGAACTCCCAGACTTCCGAAGCTTTAACAG AGTTGCTACGCCATTTGGAGGGTTTGAGAAAGCATCCAAAATGGTCAAATTCAAAGTTCCTGATTTTGACCTGCTCCTGTTAACAGATCCCAGGTTCATGGCTTTTGCCAATCCTCTTTCCAGCCGACGGTCCTTCAATAGAACTCCGAAAGGATGGATATCAGAGAATGCGCCCATAACAATCACTCCAGTGCCAACAGAAGAGAACATGGTGCCAGAAACAGAGGACCTGTGA